In Carya illinoinensis cultivar Pawnee chromosome 7, C.illinoinensisPawnee_v1, whole genome shotgun sequence, the following are encoded in one genomic region:
- the LOC122314836 gene encoding probable ubiquitin-conjugating enzyme E2 16: protein MTSSAAPSRKALSKIACNRLQKELVEWQVNPPAGFKHKVTDNLQRWVIEVNGAPGTLYANETYQLQVDFPEHYPMEAPQVIFLSPAPLHPHIYSNGHICLDILYDSWSPAMTVSSICISILSMLSSSTLKQRPADNDRYVKNCRNGRSPKETRWWFHDDKV, encoded by the exons ATGACCAGCTCTGCTGCTCCTTCACGGAAG GCTCTAAGCAAGATCGCCTGCAATCGGCTTCAGAAAGAGCTCGTGGAGTGGCAGGTTAATCCTCCTGCAGGATTTAAGCACAAAGTTACTGATAATCTTCAAAG ATGGGTGATCGAAGTCAACGGTGCTCCAGGGACTCTGTACGCAAATGAAACATACCAGCTTCAAGTTGATTTTCCCGAGCATTACCCTATGGAGGCACCACAG GTGATTTTTCTCTCACCAGCTCCTCTGCACCCCCACATTTATAGCAACGGCCATATCTGCTTAG ATATCCTGTATGATTCATGGTCTCCAGCCATGACTGTGAGTTCTATCTGTATCAGCATTCTATCGATGTTATCAAGTTCAACTCTCAAG CAACGCCCAGCAGATAATGATCGGTATGTGAAAAACTGTAGAAATGGTAGATCTCCCAAGGAGACGAGATGGTGGTTCCACGATGATAAAGTTTAA
- the LOC122314835 gene encoding ribosomal RNA small subunit methyltransferase I, with product MDSILAQTKRLALVQVLVFGPKLNTRRFFHYRVYQYHTKPTGRSKMLSRRIPSMAVSFTTALSSLRSRPGLYLFRTQTAPTSFRPLSLFNNKIGVLTFCSSPQSFPQITDSSSSVPEESSKRGVLKPGLYLVGTPIGNLEDITLRALRVLRSAAVILSEDTRHSGKLLHHYNIKTPLLSYHKFNESQREQAVLKRLKQGEIVALISDAGTPGISDPGMELAKLCVDENIPVIPIPGPSALVTALSASGLEIDEFTFVGFLPKHAGLRRERLTVSANEMTTQIFYVPPHKLQQFLEETSLHFGGTRRCVIAREMTKMHEEFWRGTLAEAKEMFSSHRPKGEITLLIEGKKKSMVETPSECQLEDELRDLISSGQSLSTAVKLVAGGTSVGRKAIYSLALRKFGKQLGAEDDLN from the exons ATGGATTCAATTCTGGCCCAAACGAAAAGGTTAGCGCTGGTCCAGGTCCttgtttttggcccaaaactcAACACCCGGCGTTTCTTTCACTACCGAGTCTACCAGTACCATACAAAACCAACTGGAAGAAGCAAAATGTTAAGTCGCCGAATTCCTTCGATGGCGGTTTCTTTCACTACAGCTCTATCTTCACTGCGATCTCGACCAGGGCTTTATCTCTTCCGTACTCAAACGGCGCCTACGTCTTTCAGACCACTCTCGCTTTTCAATAACAAAATCGGCGTCCTCACCTTTTGTTCCAGCCCCCAATCTTTCCCACAAATCACCGATTCTTCCTCGTCAGTCCCCGAAGAATCATCCAAACGC GGCGTCCTTAAGCCTGGCTTATATCTAGTGGGAACACCGATTGGAAATCTCGAGGATATCACCTTACG CGCTCTCCGGGTGTTAAGATCGGCTGCTGTGATACTTTCCGAGGACACGAGGCATTCGGGGAAGTTGCTTCACCATTACAATATCAAAACCCCCCTT CTGAGTTATCACAAATTCAATGAATCTCAAAGAGAACAGGCTGTGCTGAAGAGGCTGAAGCAGGGAGAAATCGTGGCTTTAATAAGCGATGCGGGGACACCTGGCATCAGCGATCCTGGTATGGAATTG GCTAAGTTATGCGTGGATGAAAATATTCCTGTTATTCCAATCCCTGGGCCTTCTGCTCTTGTAACTGCTCTTTCTGCCTCTGGTTtggaaattgatgaatttacaTTTG TTGGGTTTCTTCCTAAACATGCTGGATTGAGAAGAGAGAGGCTGACAGTTTCTGCAAATGAGATGACAACCCAAATATTTTATGTACCTCCACACAAGCTCCAGCAGTTTCTTGAAGAAACTTCTTTACATTTTGGTGGCACTAG ACGATGTGTCATAGCCCGGGAGATGACAAAAATGCATGAAGAG TTTTGGCGGGGTACATTGGCAGAAGCAAAGGAAATGTTTTCAAGCCACCGGCCAAAGGGAGAAATCACACTATTAATTGAAGGGAAGAAAAAATCTATGGTTGAAACTCCGTCAGAGTGTCAGCTTGAAGATGAATTGAGGGATTTGATCTCCAGTGGGCAGAGTCTTTCTACA GCTGTCAAGTTGGTGGCAGGTGGAACGTCAGTTGGTAGGAAGGCAATATATTCACTTGCATTAAGAAAATTCGGGAAGCAGCTTGGAGCAGAGGATGATTTAAACTAA